A genomic window from Solanum dulcamara chromosome 11, daSolDulc1.2, whole genome shotgun sequence includes:
- the LOC129872558 gene encoding uncharacterized protein LOC129872558 yields MAEGETRENKFEGDVEAGEEQKWAKQEEDTQTESSGISPLNPILAQQIMAFLSGLREAKQWWRAYVECCSLVLPPLTWAQLYALILEKYVPRTLRERKKDEFMALEQGELSVAAYEFKFHVLPRYATQLVLSVHMTSFGRSFNEVTDFVKKVESVRKDGQAKILAKRPKNAYDFQSSYSRGSDRPVIAARPIQLTLPTFISSFACTPQQHQSYEGQGA; encoded by the exons ATGGCAGAGGGAGAGACAAGAGAG AATAAGTTTGAGGGGGATGTGGAAGCTGGAGAGGAACAAAAGTGGGCAAAACAAGAAGAGGATACCCAAACTGAGTCTAGTGGTATTTCCCCTCTGAATCCAATCTTGGCCCAGCAGATCATGGCATTCTTGAGTGGGCTA AGAGaggccaagcagtggtggagggccTATGTCGAGTGTTGTTCGCTTGTGTTGCCTCCACTCACTTGGGCTCAGTTATATGCTCTAATTTTAGAGAAGTATGTGCCCCGCACTTTGAGGGAAAggaagaaggatgagtttatggccCTTGAGCAGGGAGAGTTATCAGTGGCTGCTTATGAGTTCAAATTTCATGTACTGCCCAGGTACGCTACTCAGCTGGTACTTTCGGTTCATATGACTTCGTTCGGCAGGAGCTTTAATGAGGTTACAGATTTTGTAAAGAAGGTTGAAAGTGTGAGGaaggatgggcaagccaaaattTTGGCTAAAAGGCCCAAGAATGCATATGACTTCCAGAGTTCCTATTCCAGAGGGTCAGACAGGCCGGTGATTGCTGCCCGGCCAATTCAGTTAACACTTCCCACGTTCATTAGCAGTTTTGCATGTACTCCACAACAGCATCAGTCCTATGAGGGTCAGGGAGCATAA